The following proteins come from a genomic window of Geminicoccaceae bacterium SCSIO 64248:
- a CDS encoding transporter, translating into MTTLRKLLPLAVVALSPPALAQDSEQDLAKQLANPVASLISVPLQSNFDFGLGPHDDTRFLMNVQPVVPLDLSADWNLISRTILPVISADRPDQGRIEGLGDTVQSLFFSPKVSRPIWGIGPVFLLPTGTDDSLGGEKWGIGPTGVVLDQAGAWTYGILANHVWSFAGEDDRDDVSTSFLQPFLNYTTPAATTYFLNTESTYDWEAEEWTVPVNAGVNQLVTIGGQRIQFGLGGRVYADTPQGGPDWGLRFNLTFLFPR; encoded by the coding sequence ATGACAACACTCCGAAAGCTGCTACCGCTGGCTGTCGTCGCTCTGTCGCCGCCGGCCTTGGCCCAGGACAGCGAGCAGGATCTGGCGAAGCAGCTCGCCAATCCCGTCGCCAGCCTGATCAGCGTTCCGCTGCAATCGAATTTCGATTTCGGTCTCGGGCCGCATGACGACACGCGCTTCCTCATGAACGTGCAGCCGGTCGTGCCGCTCGACCTGTCGGCCGACTGGAACCTGATCAGCCGCACCATCCTGCCCGTGATCAGCGCGGACCGTCCGGATCAGGGCCGCATCGAAGGCCTGGGCGACACCGTCCAGAGTCTCTTCTTCTCGCCCAAGGTCTCGCGCCCGATCTGGGGCATCGGGCCTGTTTTCCTTCTGCCGACCGGAACGGACGACAGTCTCGGCGGCGAGAAATGGGGCATCGGTCCGACCGGCGTCGTCCTCGACCAGGCCGGCGCCTGGACCTACGGCATACTGGCCAACCACGTCTGGTCGTTCGCCGGCGAGGACGACAGGGACGATGTCAGCACGAGCTTCCTGCAGCCCTTCCTGAACTACACGACGCCGGCTGCGACCACGTATTTTCTCAACACCGAGTCGACCTATGACTGGGAAGCCGAGGAGTGGACGGTGCCGGTGAACGCCGGCGTGAACCAGCTCGTGACCATCGGCGGGCAGCGCATCCAGTTCGGCCTGGGAGGCCGGGTCTATGCCGACACGCCGCAAGGCGGGCCGGACTGGGGCCTGCGCTTCAACCTGACCTTCCTCTTCCCGCGCTGA
- a CDS encoding VWA domain-containing protein: MITLAHPWALLLLPLPWLLWRLVPPHRENVPGLRFPLFRRIVEAARTEARPGSVVLSRSRLQMTAAIVIWVLLVLALARPERIGAPIEMTRAARDVVLAIDISGSMDERDFAAPDGSRRQRLEAVRDVVGQFVARRDGDRMALIVFGSKAYVQAPLTEDLQTIRDLLGRTTVGMAGPHTALGDAIGLAIRTFETSDIEQRLLILLSDGNDTASRMSPINAAQIARGTGIEIDTIGVGDPEATGENRVDLHALQEIADRTGGAYFFAADETGLRRVYDRIDELTPRAVDTLSYRPRQVLTSIPLGAAALVGTATIAVLAFGPRRRRAA, translated from the coding sequence GTGATCACGCTGGCGCATCCCTGGGCTCTGCTCCTGCTACCCTTGCCGTGGCTGCTCTGGCGTCTCGTGCCGCCGCACAGGGAGAACGTTCCGGGTCTCCGCTTTCCCCTGTTCCGACGGATCGTCGAGGCGGCCCGCACGGAAGCGCGCCCGGGATCGGTCGTCCTCAGCCGCTCGCGCCTGCAGATGACGGCGGCGATCGTGATCTGGGTCCTCCTGGTGCTTGCCCTCGCCCGTCCGGAGAGGATCGGCGCTCCCATCGAGATGACGCGCGCCGCGCGTGACGTCGTGCTCGCGATCGACATTTCCGGCTCGATGGACGAGAGGGACTTCGCGGCGCCGGACGGCTCCAGGCGGCAGCGGCTGGAGGCCGTGCGCGACGTCGTCGGGCAGTTTGTGGCGCGACGGGACGGCGACCGGATGGCCCTGATCGTGTTCGGCTCCAAGGCCTATGTCCAGGCGCCGTTGACCGAGGACCTGCAGACGATCCGCGATCTGCTGGGCCGGACGACGGTCGGCATGGCCGGGCCGCATACCGCGCTGGGCGACGCGATCGGCTTGGCGATCCGAACGTTCGAGACGAGCGACATCGAGCAGAGGCTGCTGATCCTCCTGTCGGACGGCAACGACACGGCGAGCCGGATGAGCCCGATCAACGCGGCACAGATCGCGCGCGGCACCGGTATCGAGATCGACACGATCGGCGTCGGCGATCCCGAGGCGACAGGCGAGAACCGGGTCGATCTGCACGCGCTCCAGGAGATCGCCGATCGCACCGGCGGCGCCTACTTCTTCGCGGCCGACGAGACAGGGCTTCGCCGGGTCTATGACCGAATCGACGAGCTGACGCCGCGTGCCGTGGACACCCTGTCCTACCGGCCGCGGCAGGTCCTGACGAGCATACCCTTGGGCGCGGCAGCGCTGGTCGGCACGGCCACGATAGCCGTCCTGGCCTTCGGTCCCCGCAGGCGGAGGGCCGCATGA
- a CDS encoding right-handed parallel beta-helix repeat-containing protein, with product MHFSRRILSRKDVVGIMTTYYVNKETGDDANDGTDRSAAFASVAKVNTLDLQPGDTVLFARGQVWQETLVPQTSGTADNPITFGGYGEGKKAVFDGGRDLTSADWQQIGPNQWQTEVQKEGALDPGKVYFGGEAGNGESANSWNVDSAGDWNWTNGQLTVYSTSNPRGSDIAVQVRDEAIRLDYKDHLVFEDIATKRAFNGITLYEGADDNTFENVSSHSNTLHGFWIRDSDGNLLDGIRAYDNGQPFTKLTTLKTGEGVWLDARSDDTTIRDSSIYGNAQHGVNYSFATGDGHEVIDSILHHNGEAGLAIAGGNQTVTGNTIYANDLGGIVATINAETMTLKDNVITAPADLNQHALFARGAGNARFVSEDNKYKGDIGHAVYLHAEAGDNSTFTDDLFVASKTAQYLPMIWLDGGENHSFDHVSIVSKAWQGVPIGVYPNASAEVKNSFIYGSGHHLVGDIDGGGYSGINNNYYKPDSDALWITKGTTYHTRADIDAGRVDSGSTTQPMTPGQIEGAWARGTDPVMLAAALADEADVSRLTADSGVVSKAAQEADLDGATADERATDIPQPIQPGDPLYDMTDGGATTISVLEAMRDSALALASSDDALMV from the coding sequence ATGCATTTCTCTCGACGCATCCTTTCCAGAAAAGACGTGGTGGGAATCATGACAACGTATTACGTCAACAAGGAAACTGGCGACGACGCGAACGACGGCACCGATCGGTCGGCTGCATTCGCATCTGTGGCAAAGGTCAACACGCTCGACTTGCAGCCCGGCGATACGGTTCTCTTCGCACGTGGGCAGGTCTGGCAGGAAACCCTCGTTCCCCAAACCTCCGGCACCGCGGACAACCCCATTACCTTCGGAGGCTATGGTGAGGGCAAGAAGGCCGTGTTCGATGGCGGCCGGGACCTGACATCGGCGGATTGGCAGCAGATCGGGCCCAATCAATGGCAGACCGAGGTTCAGAAGGAGGGCGCCCTCGATCCAGGGAAGGTCTATTTCGGAGGCGAGGCGGGCAACGGCGAATCAGCCAACAGCTGGAACGTCGATTCCGCGGGCGACTGGAACTGGACCAACGGTCAGCTGACGGTCTATTCGACCAGCAATCCGCGCGGCAGCGACATCGCCGTGCAGGTCCGCGACGAGGCGATCCGGCTCGACTACAAGGATCACCTCGTGTTCGAGGACATCGCGACCAAGCGCGCCTTCAACGGTATCACGCTCTACGAAGGTGCCGACGACAACACGTTCGAGAACGTCTCCAGCCACAGCAACACGCTGCACGGCTTCTGGATCCGCGACTCCGACGGCAACCTGCTTGACGGCATCCGCGCCTATGACAACGGCCAGCCCTTCACCAAACTGACCACGCTCAAGACCGGCGAAGGCGTCTGGCTCGATGCTCGTTCGGACGACACGACCATCCGGGACTCGTCCATCTACGGCAATGCCCAGCATGGCGTGAACTACAGCTTTGCAACCGGCGATGGTCACGAGGTCATCGACAGCATCCTGCACCACAACGGCGAGGCCGGCCTGGCGATCGCCGGCGGCAACCAGACCGTCACCGGCAACACGATCTACGCCAACGACCTCGGCGGCATCGTCGCCACCATCAACGCCGAGACGATGACGCTCAAGGACAACGTCATCACCGCGCCGGCGGACCTGAACCAGCATGCCCTGTTCGCCCGAGGAGCAGGGAATGCCCGCTTCGTGTCGGAAGACAACAAGTACAAGGGTGACATCGGTCACGCCGTCTACCTGCACGCCGAGGCGGGCGACAACTCGACCTTCACGGACGACCTGTTCGTCGCGAGCAAGACGGCGCAGTACTTGCCGATGATCTGGCTGGACGGCGGCGAAAACCACAGCTTCGACCATGTCAGCATCGTGTCGAAGGCGTGGCAGGGCGTGCCGATCGGCGTGTATCCGAACGCATCCGCCGAGGTGAAGAACTCCTTCATCTACGGCAGCGGCCATCATCTGGTCGGCGACATCGACGGCGGCGGCTATAGCGGCATCAACAACAACTACTACAAGCCGGATTCGGACGCCCTTTGGATCACCAAGGGCACGACCTACCACACCCGCGCCGACATCGACGCCGGCCGGGTCGACAGCGGCTCGACGACGCAGCCCATGACCCCTGGTCAGATCGAAGGTGCGTGGGCCCGAGGAACTGATCCCGTCATGTTGGCTGCGGCTTTGGCCGATGAGGCGGATGTATCGCGGCTGACCGCGGACAGCGGCGTCGTCAGCAAAGCGGCGCAAGAAGCCGATCTCGACGGTGCCACGGCGGACGAGCGCGCGACCGACATCCCACAGCCCATCCAGCCGGGTGATCCGCTCTACGACATGACCGACGGCGGCGCGACCACCATCTCGGTCCTCGAAGCCATGAGGGATTCGGCGCTCGCCCTTGCCTCGAGCGACGACGCCCTCATGGTGTAA
- a CDS encoding ABC transporter substrate-binding protein, with amino-acid sequence MVSLIVGLLGSASVACAEWPVTVTDAAGREVTVPTRPERVVLTSGFSLLTLALIHPDPVSLLAGWTGDLSAYNATAYEAFAARFPALADVPVVGSGAPDGFSLEAAVAVSPDLVIVPSWQLDTERGRLDVAHLEDAGIPVVVIDFNRHPLADTAAGMRMLGRVLGRDEQAEAYARFYEERLAVIRDRVAGDPGRGPSVLIDAYPTADVCCWAFGPEGISELVTLVGGHTVGGDRLPPLGGALDPEFVIAADPDVYIATGIPDSEGSVSVGPGVAESDARASLERIAQSPLREGLSAMRTGRVHAIWNFFIGVPINILAFEAMASWLRPDLFPDLDPVATLAEINRRFAAVPFEGAFWVSTAKTP; translated from the coding sequence ATGGTCTCACTCATCGTCGGTCTGCTGGGCTCGGCATCGGTCGCCTGCGCCGAATGGCCGGTCACCGTGACCGACGCGGCCGGGCGCGAGGTGACGGTGCCGACGCGGCCCGAGCGCGTCGTGCTGACCTCCGGATTCTCGCTCCTGACCCTCGCCCTGATCCACCCGGACCCGGTCAGCCTGCTGGCCGGCTGGACCGGCGATCTCTCGGCCTACAACGCGACGGCTTACGAGGCGTTCGCCGCTCGTTTCCCGGCCCTGGCCGACGTGCCCGTGGTCGGCTCCGGCGCGCCGGACGGCTTCTCGCTCGAGGCCGCCGTCGCGGTTTCGCCCGATCTCGTGATCGTTCCGTCCTGGCAACTCGATACCGAGCGCGGCCGGCTCGACGTCGCGCATCTCGAGGACGCGGGCATTCCGGTCGTGGTCATCGACTTCAACAGACACCCGCTGGCCGACACCGCGGCCGGCATGCGCATGCTGGGCCGGGTGCTCGGCCGCGACGAGCAGGCGGAGGCCTATGCCCGCTTCTATGAGGAGCGGCTGGCTGTCATCCGCGACCGGGTCGCCGGCGATCCCGGACGGGGACCCAGCGTGCTGATCGACGCCTATCCGACCGCGGACGTCTGCTGCTGGGCGTTCGGGCCGGAAGGAATCAGCGAACTCGTCACGCTGGTCGGTGGCCATACGGTCGGCGGTGACCGGCTGCCGCCCCTGGGGGGTGCGCTCGATCCCGAATTCGTCATCGCGGCCGACCCCGATGTCTACATCGCGACCGGCATACCGGACAGCGAGGGCAGCGTGTCCGTTGGACCGGGGGTGGCCGAGTCGGACGCCCGCGCCTCGCTCGAGCGGATCGCACAGAGCCCCCTCCGCGAAGGCCTGTCCGCCATGAGGACGGGCAGGGTGCATGCGATCTGGAACTTCTTCATCGGCGTGCCGATCAACATCCTGGCCTTCGAGGCGATGGCGTCCTGGCTGCGGCCGGACCTCTTCCCTGACCTCGATCCGGTTGCGACCCTGGCCGAAATCAACCGGCGCTTCGCCGCCGTCCCGTTCGAAGGCGCTTTCTGGGTGAGCACGGCAAAGACGCCTTGA
- a CDS encoding DUF4381 domain-containing protein, whose amino-acid sequence MNGEPAPNLVDLIDRLVDGPEPPPVSMLPQTWGWAAVGLAVLVLLVIVAYRALRRYRANAYRREALAELAAVRNDPAAMAAVLRRTALAAFPRQRVAALSGEAWLLFLDATLPGGRFATGPGRPVADAPYRRPQATEGLEAAVADWIRHHRPLDEP is encoded by the coding sequence ATGAACGGCGAGCCGGCGCCGAACCTGGTCGACCTGATCGACCGGCTGGTCGATGGGCCGGAGCCGCCACCTGTCTCCATGCTGCCGCAGACCTGGGGATGGGCCGCCGTCGGTCTCGCGGTCCTGGTGCTCCTCGTGATCGTCGCGTACCGGGCGCTGCGGCGCTACCGGGCGAACGCCTATCGCCGGGAAGCGCTGGCCGAGCTTGCCGCGGTGAGGAACGATCCCGCCGCAATGGCGGCCGTGCTTCGGCGCACGGCGCTCGCGGCCTTCCCCCGCCAGCGGGTGGCTGCTCTCTCCGGCGAGGCGTGGCTCCTCTTCCTCGACGCCACCTTGCCGGGAGGGCGGTTCGCCACCGGACCTGGACGCCCCGTCGCCGACGCCCCCTATCGACGACCGCAAGCGACGGAAGGTCTCGAGGCGGCGGTGGCGGACTGGATCCGCCATCATCGGCCGCTGGACGAGCCGTGA
- a CDS encoding MoxR family ATPase, whose protein sequence is MTARDRIEELRERMGGAIIGQRDVIDRLVIGLLANGNLLIEGLPGLAKTRAIKALARNLEAKFSRIQFTPDLLPADVTGSEVYYQAADKAEFRFEPGPIFANIVLADEINRAPAKVQAALLEAMEERQVTIAGKTHRMEPLFMVMATQNPVEQEGTYPLPEAQMDRFLMHVLITYPPPEDEVEVIRLVRNEEIAAMAAEAQAARGAASSAIPQEAVFDARREIGAVYVSEAMERYMADLVGATRTAKAVSDDLARWIDIGASPRASIALDKCGRTHAWLTGRDYVDPEDVRAVAPDVLRHRLSLTFEAQGEGVTPDTVVGELLERVALT, encoded by the coding sequence ATGACTGCCCGTGACCGGATCGAGGAGCTCAGAGAGCGCATGGGCGGTGCCATCATCGGCCAGCGCGACGTGATCGATCGTCTGGTCATCGGGCTTCTCGCCAATGGCAATCTCCTGATCGAGGGTCTGCCGGGTCTGGCGAAGACCCGCGCGATCAAGGCGCTGGCGCGCAATCTCGAGGCGAAGTTCAGCCGTATCCAGTTCACGCCGGACCTGTTGCCGGCCGACGTGACCGGCAGCGAGGTCTATTATCAGGCCGCCGACAAGGCCGAGTTCCGTTTCGAGCCCGGCCCGATCTTCGCCAACATCGTCCTCGCCGACGAGATCAACCGCGCGCCCGCGAAGGTTCAGGCGGCCCTTCTCGAGGCCATGGAGGAGCGGCAGGTCACCATCGCCGGCAAGACCCATCGCATGGAGCCGCTCTTCATGGTGATGGCGACGCAGAACCCGGTCGAGCAGGAGGGGACCTACCCGCTGCCGGAAGCGCAGATGGACCGTTTCCTGATGCACGTGCTGATCACCTATCCGCCGCCGGAGGACGAGGTCGAGGTCATCCGGCTTGTGCGCAACGAGGAGATCGCGGCCATGGCCGCGGAGGCGCAGGCCGCGCGTGGTGCCGCGTCCTCGGCGATCCCGCAGGAAGCGGTGTTCGACGCGCGGCGCGAGATCGGCGCCGTCTACGTCTCGGAAGCGATGGAACGTTACATGGCCGACCTCGTCGGCGCGACGCGGACCGCCAAGGCGGTCAGCGACGACCTCGCGCGATGGATCGACATCGGCGCATCGCCCAGGGCGTCCATTGCGCTGGACAAATGTGGACGCACGCATGCCTGGCTCACGGGCCGGGACTATGTCGATCCCGAGGACGTCCGTGCCGTCGCCCCCGACGTCCTGCGCCATCGGCTGAGCCTGACCTTCGAGGCGCAAGGCGAAGGGGTCACGCCCGACACCGTAGTGGGCGAGCTTCTCGAACGCGTCGCCCTGACCTGA
- a CDS encoding HAD family hydrolase, translating into MRLMTFLFAILVASPVFADPLPSWNDTASKARIVAFVEDVTDPAAETFVPEEARIAVFDNDGTLWSEQPVYFQFLYAIDRLREKAEADPSILTSDVLRAAAAGDIRGAMAGGNEGLLDIVNVSHSGLSVDAFDTDVRAWLAAARHPTSGLPYTGMTYQPMLELLSYLRDEGFTTYIVSGGGVHFMRAFAADAYTIPPWQVIGSAGHTRYDVVNGEPILMKDPGIAFIDDGPGKPAGIDAKIGVRPIFVGGNSDGDFQMLEWATSGAGPRFGMIVHHTDADREFAYDRQSAVGRLDRALDEAEARDWLVVDMARDWSRVWSGQP; encoded by the coding sequence ATGCGCCTGATGACGTTCCTGTTCGCCATCCTGGTGGCGTCGCCTGTTTTTGCCGATCCGCTGCCGTCATGGAACGACACAGCGTCCAAAGCGCGGATCGTCGCGTTCGTCGAGGACGTGACCGATCCGGCGGCCGAAACGTTCGTGCCCGAAGAGGCGCGCATCGCCGTGTTCGACAATGACGGCACGCTCTGGAGCGAGCAGCCCGTCTACTTCCAGTTCCTCTACGCCATCGACCGGCTGCGCGAGAAAGCCGAGGCCGATCCGTCCATTCTAACGTCGGATGTCCTGCGGGCGGCCGCGGCGGGCGATATCCGGGGGGCCATGGCCGGCGGCAACGAAGGCCTCCTGGACATCGTCAACGTCTCGCATTCCGGCCTTTCGGTCGACGCGTTCGACACGGACGTACGCGCGTGGCTGGCCGCGGCCCGTCATCCGACATCCGGCCTGCCCTACACCGGCATGACCTACCAGCCGATGCTCGAGCTCTTGAGCTATCTCCGCGACGAGGGCTTCACCACCTACATCGTCTCCGGGGGCGGCGTGCATTTCATGCGGGCCTTCGCCGCGGACGCGTACACCATTCCGCCGTGGCAGGTCATCGGCAGCGCGGGCCACACGCGCTACGACGTCGTCAACGGCGAGCCGATCCTGATGAAGGACCCGGGCATCGCCTTCATCGACGACGGTCCGGGCAAGCCGGCCGGGATCGATGCCAAGATCGGCGTCCGGCCGATCTTCGTCGGCGGCAACTCCGATGGCGACTTCCAGATGCTGGAATGGGCCACGTCGGGCGCGGGCCCGCGCTTCGGCATGATCGTCCACCACACCGATGCGGACCGCGAGTTCGCCTATGACCGGCAGAGCGCGGTCGGCCGGCTCGATCGCGCCCTGGACGAGGCCGAAGCCCGCGACTGGCTGGTGGTCGACATGGCGCGAGACTGGTCGCGCGTCTGGTCCGGTCAGCCATGA
- a CDS encoding DUF58 domain-containing protein has product MAYHTARTRAGLVQASHGDSDRDDRVSIDLAGLRRLEAQARQIRFLPRQPARSVLNGRHASRLRGRGLDFAELREYLPSDDVRTIDWKVTARTGQPHVRIFTEERDRPTLLVVDQRMSMFFGSVHNTKAVTAAECAALAAFRVVDQGDRIGGIVFGDAVIADIRPARSRRALTAFLTALSDANALLYANAPVVAPMPLNRVLQAVARIARRDHLILVFSDFDEIDETTHRLVSGLARHNDLILALVSDPYADLLPPDLRIVVSDGVLQTEIDTGDRRVHRRLQDMAKGRLSEILGWQRQLGIPVLPLSAAKDSVVQMRQLMGLPGGRS; this is encoded by the coding sequence ATGGCGTATCACACCGCACGCACACGGGCCGGCCTCGTCCAAGCGAGTCATGGCGACAGCGACCGGGACGACCGCGTCTCGATCGATCTCGCCGGCCTGCGGCGTCTTGAAGCGCAGGCTCGGCAGATCCGCTTCCTTCCCCGCCAGCCTGCCCGGAGCGTCCTGAACGGCCGGCATGCGTCGCGCCTGCGCGGGCGCGGCCTCGATTTCGCCGAGCTGCGGGAATACCTGCCCTCCGACGACGTGCGGACCATCGACTGGAAGGTCACGGCGCGGACGGGACAGCCCCATGTCCGCATCTTCACCGAGGAGCGCGACCGTCCGACCCTTCTCGTGGTCGACCAGCGCATGTCGATGTTCTTCGGCTCGGTGCACAACACGAAAGCGGTGACGGCTGCGGAATGCGCGGCGCTCGCGGCCTTTCGCGTCGTCGATCAGGGCGATCGGATCGGCGGCATCGTGTTCGGCGACGCGGTCATCGCCGACATCCGCCCGGCACGAAGCCGGCGCGCGCTTACCGCCTTCCTGACCGCGCTCAGCGACGCCAACGCGCTCCTGTACGCGAACGCTCCGGTCGTCGCCCCGATGCCGCTGAACCGGGTGCTTCAGGCGGTCGCCCGCATCGCCAGGCGCGATCACCTGATCCTCGTCTTCAGCGACTTCGACGAGATCGACGAGACGACCCACCGGCTCGTCTCCGGCCTTGCCCGGCACAACGACCTGATCCTGGCCCTGGTCTCCGATCCCTATGCCGACCTCCTGCCGCCGGACCTTCGTATCGTCGTGTCCGACGGCGTGCTGCAGACCGAGATCGACACGGGCGATCGTCGCGTGCATCGGCGCCTCCAGGACATGGCGAAAGGACGCTTGAGCGAGATCTTGGGCTGGCAGCGCCAGCTCGGCATTCCAGTCCTGCCGCTCAGCGCCGCAAAGGACAGCGTCGTGCAGATGCGACAGCTCATGGGCCTTCCCGGCGGTCGTTCATGA
- a CDS encoding arylsulfatase — MSFWKELIASAAVVTIAGSAHAQAPAPAQDGGQAQEAQQSPNILFIYGDDIGVHNVSAYNHGVMGYQTPNIDSIAEDGALFTDAYAQQSCTAGRAAFIMGQHPFRTGLLTIGMPGDPHGIPDWAPTIADLAKEHGYATAQFGKNHLGDQDEHLPTNHGFDEFFGNLYHLNAEEEPEGYYYPKDPAFREQYGPRGVIRASADGEIQDTGPLNTTRMETVDEEFLAGALDFMQRSHDQNRPFFMWFNSTRMHVWTHLKPESVGVTGVGLYPDGMVEHDGMIGQLLGKLDELGIADNTIVVYSTDNGAETVSWPDGGITPFKGEKGTTFEGGFRVPMLVKWPGVIEPGTKMNGIISQEDWFPTFAAAMGDDDIAADLADDNGATLNGKEWRVHLDGYNLLPWFSGEAENSPRREIFYFDQSGNLNAVRVGPWKTNFALLNGNIAQATRDIPAWPMVVNLKADPYERMWEESEMYLRWYAENTMWTFVPVQQVVKEFFASIPGYPYQASKSMTVSSLGYQTLRNQELIQRLESVEGDLPAVR; from the coding sequence ATGTCGTTCTGGAAGGAACTGATCGCTTCGGCCGCCGTCGTCACCATTGCCGGAAGCGCCCACGCGCAGGCGCCCGCGCCGGCGCAAGACGGCGGGCAGGCCCAAGAAGCCCAGCAGAGCCCCAACATCCTGTTCATCTACGGCGACGACATCGGCGTGCACAATGTCAGCGCCTACAATCACGGGGTGATGGGCTATCAGACGCCCAACATCGACAGCATCGCGGAAGACGGTGCGCTGTTCACCGACGCCTATGCGCAGCAGTCCTGCACCGCAGGCCGCGCCGCGTTCATCATGGGCCAGCATCCGTTTCGCACCGGCCTCCTGACCATCGGCATGCCGGGCGACCCGCACGGCATTCCGGACTGGGCGCCGACCATCGCAGACCTGGCCAAGGAACACGGCTACGCGACTGCCCAGTTCGGCAAGAACCATCTGGGCGACCAGGACGAGCACCTGCCGACCAATCACGGCTTCGACGAGTTCTTCGGCAACCTCTACCACCTGAATGCTGAAGAGGAGCCGGAGGGCTACTACTATCCGAAGGACCCGGCCTTCCGCGAGCAATACGGTCCGCGCGGCGTGATCCGGGCTTCCGCCGACGGCGAGATCCAGGACACGGGTCCGCTCAACACGACGCGCATGGAGACGGTCGACGAGGAATTCCTCGCCGGCGCGCTCGACTTCATGCAGCGCTCGCACGACCAGAACCGGCCGTTCTTCATGTGGTTCAACTCGACCCGGATGCATGTCTGGACGCATCTGAAGCCGGAGTCGGTCGGCGTCACCGGGGTCGGCCTCTATCCCGACGGCATGGTCGAGCATGATGGCATGATCGGCCAACTGCTGGGCAAGCTCGACGAGCTGGGGATCGCCGACAACACGATCGTCGTCTACTCGACCGACAACGGCGCCGAGACCGTGAGTTGGCCGGACGGCGGCATCACGCCCTTCAAGGGCGAGAAGGGCACCACCTTCGAGGGCGGGTTCCGCGTCCCGATGCTGGTGAAATGGCCCGGCGTGATCGAGCCCGGCACCAAGATGAACGGCATCATCAGCCAGGAAGACTGGTTCCCGACCTTCGCGGCCGCGATGGGAGACGACGACATTGCGGCGGACCTGGCGGACGACAACGGCGCGACTCTGAACGGCAAGGAGTGGCGCGTGCATCTCGACGGCTACAATCTCCTGCCCTGGTTCTCGGGCGAGGCGGAGAACAGCCCCCGGCGGGAGATCTTCTACTTCGACCAGAGCGGCAACCTGAACGCCGTGCGCGTGGGGCCCTGGAAGACGAACTTCGCGCTCCTGAACGGCAACATCGCGCAGGCGACCCGGGACATCCCGGCGTGGCCGATGGTCGTCAACCTCAAGGCCGACCCGTACGAGCGGATGTGGGAAGAGTCCGAGATGTATCTGCGCTGGTATGCCGAGAACACGATGTGGACCTTCGTGCCTGTCCAGCAGGTGGTGAAGGAGTTCTTCGCGAGCATTCCCGGGTATCCGTACCAGGCCAGCAAGTCGATGACGGTCTCCAGCCTGGGCTACCAGACCTTGCGCAACCAGGAGCTGATCCAGCGGCTCGAGTCGGTCGAGGGCGATCTGCCGGCCGTGCGATAG